A stretch of Branchiostoma lanceolatum isolate klBraLanc5 chromosome 14, klBraLanc5.hap2, whole genome shotgun sequence DNA encodes these proteins:
- the LOC136448701 gene encoding neuropeptide FF receptor 1-like, translating to MPEMGATYCDLTNQSSGKCWMLFSAPGSHFTGRQVAVTVGTIWVASTATMLPQALYRHETSFFIPPLGRSINLCVEDWHLIQLYTLLLFVICYLVPLLVTGGLYITICTHLWYKRPAGEDEAARQKTQKMKQVIKMLITIVIMFALSWLPLYACWILEDFGPLTLGQRVIMMTYVNPIAHLLAFSNSCVNPVVYAYFRPQLRREGCLALYAWCVCGTKRQVPAQPPPVQLQPLRHDAVRQHRKLQRLQYV from the exons ATGCCGGAGATGGGTGCCACATACTGTGACCTTACAAACCAATCATCAGGCAA ATGCTGGATGCTGTTCAGCGCACCGGGAAGCCATTTTACCGGCCGTCAAGTCGCAGTGACAGTCGGGACCATCTGGGTTGCCTCCACGGCCACCATGCTTCCCCAGGCGCTCTACCGACACGAAACATCCTTCTTCATCCCGCCACTGGGACGCAGCATCAACCTCTGCGTGGAAGACTGGCACCTCATCCAGCTGTATACACTTCTGCTGTTCGTCATTTGCTACCTTGTGCCTCTCCTTGTCACAGGAGGACTGTACATCACCATCTGTACCCACCTGTGGTACAAGAGACCAGCAGGAGAAGACGAGGCAGCCAggcaaaaaacacaaaagatgAAGCAAGTGATAAAGATGCTGATCACAATCGTTATTATGTTTGCCCTGTCATGGCTGCCGCTGTATGCCTGCTGGATCTTAGAAGATTTCGGACCGCTGACGCTTGGGCAGAGGGTGATCATGATGACGTATGTGAACCCGATCGCTCATTTGCTGGCGTTCTCCAACAGTTGTGTGAATCCGGTCGTGTACGCGTATTTCCGGCCACAGCTACGCCGTGAGGGGTGCCTGGCCTTGTACGCGTGGTGCGTGTGCGGAACCAAACGCCAGGTGCCAGCACAACCTCCACCGGTACAGCTGCAGCCACTGCGCCACGACGCCGTGCGACAACATCGCAAACTGCAGCGCCTGCAGTACGTCTAG